Proteins encoded within one genomic window of Sphaerotilus montanus:
- a CDS encoding sensor histidine kinase → MSSPPESGWRPATRAILLCLAALALLVSTQWLAQSLSPSTAQARLGWAMALLGIGLATMGWVVHRSARTSTLSAAHLAAPAAAPDGLRLTTAQSLALQTRLLRGLPGPALLVRTGDAAPQVLASNNAAQATLPAADSPALGRMVSEWLAQSLTQTHDAGVQRLDLPGHCCILWMPPSTPAVEPPAIDAPPTPAPPPMRDPADDDRSAIVYTVSHDLRAPIRVIEGFTRIVREDYGHLLDRVGNDHLERVLGAAARMNSMIDSLLALSRLSTQAIEPVPVDLTDLATQVMAELRQQAPERQAEIRIEAGLATRGDPVLLRAMLDNLLGNAWKYASRREVTRIEFGTTHGAGRPEFFVRDNGAGFDMRFAGKLFGAFQRLHGATEFPGTGVGLASVRRIIRRHGGEIRAEAAVNEGATFYFTLGGATRSE, encoded by the coding sequence ATGTCGTCACCCCCCGAGTCCGGATGGCGCCCTGCGACACGGGCCATCCTGTTGTGTCTGGCTGCACTGGCCCTGCTGGTATCGACGCAGTGGCTGGCCCAGTCGCTGAGCCCGTCCACCGCGCAAGCGCGGCTCGGCTGGGCGATGGCCCTGCTGGGCATCGGCCTGGCGACCATGGGCTGGGTCGTGCACCGCAGCGCCCGAACGTCCACGCTCTCCGCTGCGCACCTTGCCGCACCCGCCGCCGCGCCCGACGGGCTGCGGCTCACCACCGCGCAGTCGCTCGCGCTGCAGACCCGGCTGCTGCGCGGCCTGCCCGGACCGGCGCTGCTCGTGCGCACGGGCGATGCCGCACCGCAGGTGCTGGCCTCCAACAACGCGGCCCAGGCCACCTTGCCTGCCGCCGATTCACCCGCGCTCGGGCGGATGGTGAGCGAGTGGCTGGCGCAGAGCCTGACCCAGACACACGACGCCGGCGTGCAGCGCCTGGACCTGCCGGGCCACTGCTGCATCCTGTGGATGCCGCCCTCCACGCCGGCCGTGGAGCCTCCTGCGATCGACGCTCCACCCACGCCAGCCCCGCCCCCCATGCGCGATCCTGCGGACGACGACCGCTCGGCCATCGTCTACACCGTCTCGCACGACCTGCGCGCGCCCATCCGCGTGATCGAGGGCTTCACCCGCATCGTGCGCGAGGACTACGGCCACCTGCTCGACCGCGTCGGCAACGACCACCTGGAGCGCGTGCTCGGCGCCGCGGCGCGCATGAACAGCATGATCGATTCGCTGCTGGCGCTGTCGCGGCTGTCCACGCAGGCGATCGAGCCGGTCCCGGTCGACCTGACCGACCTCGCCACCCAGGTGATGGCGGAGCTGCGCCAGCAGGCACCCGAACGCCAGGCCGAGATCCGCATCGAAGCCGGACTGGCCACGCGGGGAGACCCGGTCCTGCTGCGCGCGATGCTGGACAACCTGCTGGGCAATGCCTGGAAATACGCCTCCCGCCGCGAAGTCACCCGCATCGAGTTCGGCACCACGCACGGGGCAGGTCGCCCGGAATTCTTCGTCCGCGACAACGGCGCCGGTTTCGACATGCGCTTCGCCGGCAAGCTGTTCGGCGCTTTCCAGCGGCTGCACGGCGCCACCGAGTTCCCCGGCACGGGCGTCGGTCTGGCATCGGTGCGCCGCATCATCCGCCGCCACGGGGGCGAGATCCGGGCCGAAGCCGCCGTCAATGAAGGCGCGACCTTCTACTTCACGCTCGGCGGAGCAACGCGCTCAGAGTGA
- a CDS encoding PAS domain-containing hybrid sensor histidine kinase/response regulator — MPSTDVTLAPAVHAALMLPPTDDARTTDHPWALDICVSTPGALEAPDGLITVSGDTDADVLPRISDAQAQTQALLLSRRLHLAVTLQEGLCLVAPVLRLWLRASGSCLLRVSDWSEEGALVQPWVLRDSATEELIDLGQMATTHASEAPLGTALALLRPVLAVLAPAQPKLPWRPDGVREVLALPVVHRQCAVAAIEFHNPAESTPALRQLLELVGLHLGHLAARDEQVRDAELSAQRLARVALLAARVGRGAVITDAEGIIEWAHPAFVQATGHSPGKICGRTLWDVLLGDADDTRLALLLRDCLVRGDDFVREFVARRGRDDMLPGDPYWLEIDAQVVVDETSGRPQVVCVCRDISDRKEREFGIDEGRALLAVLTEHIPISLVVLDAERFRVVSLNRHAELEFSAHSAQVGGWDLDELLGHGVQQRVQACLTRAVDSHDAIEHEFERPAADGDRVISARYVAVRNRLGRPTVVICQLRDVTQQRRDAQQLRESEERYRELVESIDEGVFVTDPHRDSYFYIGARVYDMLGLVASQVLPHAELLPLRVLPEDTPLLEQQRLDEPHSVSTDVTVRIRHPQRGVRWLRQRTRTRVLQDGEIRVYGLIDDVSEERERELQLQAARDAAEAASRAKSQFMATMSHEIRTPMNGILGMTELLLGTALNDRQRRFAQAVYRSGESLLEIINDVLDFAKIEAGKLELAPSEFSLRSVVEDTLELLAPRAHEKGLELSFREATGLPATVLADPLRLRQVLTNLVSNAIKFTEHGEITVDLNHAPASAAGNVLLVFTVQDTGIGIATDMLPRLFNAFTQVHVGLSRRYGGTGLGLAISRQLVELMGGAITVRSQPGVGSAFSFTLPVSAGSGDSSLTQGLGDATTMPSIRVLVVDDHPTNRTVLENMLTAWGLRVTLVGDGAQALQLLRTLPLDESPFDLALIDWHMPGMDGIELAQRLRAEGLIGRTQLVLLSSVAAPDDVRVAQEAGFVRFIHKPVRKAELRQAILGIAAARQEGEVRMPQLGASVLVVEDNPVNQEVMNQMLQRMGCSVRVAGSALEGLGALCEDLFDLVLMDIQMPGMDGVEALQWLRRGPTPRFTFLTPAQTPVVAVTANALEGDEERFLSLGFDAYLSKPYRQGQLLAVLGRYVGNRLGRRGQRDIEAAARTAPGALTGFGERGHFSDGLQTPPEPTLFLALEDDPPLSPAPPLLDAVALQRLHDLDPGGRNQLVRRVMQAFDASISRLMPMLGAGPLGLDPASVLHVAHTLRSSANSLGALQLSALCADMEQALRRGTGMTGLLPRLEALRNEMQRVQEGVRHRLSMQTD, encoded by the coding sequence ATGCCCTCCACCGACGTGACATTGGCGCCCGCGGTGCACGCGGCGCTGATGCTGCCGCCGACCGACGATGCCCGCACGACCGACCACCCGTGGGCGCTCGACATCTGCGTGAGCACCCCTGGTGCGCTGGAGGCGCCGGACGGGCTGATCACGGTCTCGGGCGACACCGATGCCGATGTCCTCCCGCGCATCTCGGACGCGCAGGCCCAGACCCAGGCCCTCCTGCTGTCGCGCCGCCTGCATCTGGCGGTGACCTTGCAGGAGGGCCTGTGCCTCGTGGCGCCCGTGCTGCGCCTGTGGCTGCGGGCAAGCGGATCCTGCCTGCTGCGCGTGAGCGACTGGAGCGAGGAGGGCGCACTGGTGCAGCCCTGGGTGCTGCGCGACAGCGCCACCGAAGAGCTGATCGATCTCGGCCAGATGGCCACCACCCATGCCAGCGAGGCCCCGCTGGGCACGGCGCTGGCGCTGCTGCGGCCGGTGCTGGCCGTGCTGGCGCCGGCACAGCCGAAGCTGCCCTGGCGCCCGGACGGAGTGCGCGAGGTGCTGGCGCTGCCGGTGGTGCACCGGCAATGCGCCGTCGCCGCCATCGAGTTCCACAACCCTGCCGAGTCGACGCCCGCGCTGCGGCAGCTGCTCGAACTGGTCGGCCTGCACCTCGGGCATCTGGCGGCCCGGGACGAACAGGTGCGCGATGCGGAACTCTCGGCCCAGCGGCTGGCGCGGGTGGCCCTGCTGGCGGCACGGGTTGGCCGTGGCGCGGTCATCACGGATGCGGAGGGGATCATCGAGTGGGCGCATCCGGCCTTCGTGCAGGCGACTGGCCACTCGCCCGGCAAGATCTGCGGCCGCACCCTCTGGGACGTGCTGCTCGGGGACGCCGACGACACCCGGCTGGCGCTGCTGCTGCGCGATTGCCTGGTGCGCGGCGACGACTTCGTGCGTGAATTCGTTGCCCGGCGTGGCCGCGACGACATGCTGCCGGGCGATCCCTACTGGCTGGAAATCGACGCCCAGGTCGTTGTCGATGAAACCTCCGGGCGGCCGCAGGTGGTCTGCGTCTGCCGCGACATCAGCGACCGCAAGGAGCGCGAGTTCGGCATCGACGAGGGGCGGGCGCTGCTGGCGGTGCTGACCGAGCACATCCCGATCAGCCTGGTGGTGCTGGACGCGGAGCGGTTCCGGGTCGTCTCGCTGAACCGGCACGCGGAGCTGGAGTTCTCGGCCCACAGCGCGCAGGTCGGCGGCTGGGATCTGGACGAGCTGCTCGGGCACGGCGTGCAGCAGCGGGTGCAGGCCTGCCTGACGCGGGCGGTGGACAGCCACGATGCCATCGAGCACGAGTTCGAGCGACCCGCCGCCGACGGGGACCGCGTCATCAGCGCCCGCTACGTTGCCGTGCGCAACCGGCTGGGGCGCCCGACGGTGGTGATCTGCCAGCTGCGCGACGTGACCCAGCAGCGCCGCGATGCCCAGCAGCTGCGCGAGTCCGAGGAGCGTTACCGCGAGCTGGTGGAGTCGATCGACGAGGGCGTGTTCGTCACCGATCCGCACCGGGACAGCTACTTCTACATCGGCGCCCGCGTGTACGACATGCTCGGGCTGGTGGCGTCCCAGGTGCTGCCGCATGCGGAACTGCTGCCGCTGCGGGTGCTGCCGGAAGACACGCCCCTGCTGGAGCAGCAGCGGCTGGACGAGCCGCACTCGGTCAGCACCGACGTCACCGTGCGCATCCGCCATCCGCAGCGCGGCGTGCGGTGGCTGCGCCAGCGCACGCGCACCCGCGTGCTGCAGGACGGCGAGATCCGGGTCTACGGGCTGATCGACGATGTCTCCGAGGAGCGCGAGCGCGAGCTGCAGCTGCAGGCGGCGCGCGACGCGGCCGAGGCGGCCTCGCGCGCCAAGAGCCAGTTCATGGCGACGATGAGCCACGAGATCCGCACCCCCATGAACGGCATCCTCGGCATGACCGAGCTGCTGCTGGGCACGGCGCTCAACGACCGCCAGCGCCGCTTCGCGCAGGCGGTCTACCGCTCCGGCGAGAGCCTGCTGGAGATCATCAACGACGTGCTGGACTTCGCCAAGATCGAGGCCGGCAAGCTGGAACTGGCGCCGTCGGAGTTCTCGCTGCGCAGCGTGGTCGAGGACACGCTGGAGTTGCTGGCGCCGCGCGCGCACGAGAAGGGTCTGGAGCTGAGCTTCCGCGAAGCGACCGGCCTGCCGGCGACGGTGCTGGCCGATCCGCTGCGTCTGCGCCAGGTGCTCACCAACCTGGTGTCCAACGCGATCAAGTTCACCGAGCACGGCGAGATCACCGTCGATCTGAACCACGCGCCCGCGTCGGCTGCGGGCAACGTGCTGCTGGTGTTCACGGTGCAGGACACCGGCATCGGCATCGCGACGGACATGCTGCCGCGCCTGTTCAACGCCTTCACGCAGGTCCACGTCGGCCTGTCGCGGCGCTATGGCGGCACGGGGCTCGGCCTGGCGATCTCGCGCCAGCTGGTCGAGCTGATGGGCGGGGCGATCACCGTGCGCAGCCAGCCGGGTGTCGGTTCGGCCTTCAGCTTCACGCTGCCGGTGAGCGCCGGCAGTGGCGATTCGTCGCTGACCCAGGGGCTGGGGGACGCGACCACCATGCCCAGCATCCGCGTGCTCGTGGTCGATGACCATCCCACCAACCGCACCGTGCTGGAGAACATGCTGACCGCCTGGGGCCTGCGCGTGACGCTGGTCGGTGATGGCGCGCAGGCGCTGCAGCTGTTGCGCACGCTGCCACTGGACGAGTCGCCCTTCGATCTGGCGCTGATCGACTGGCACATGCCGGGCATGGACGGCATCGAGCTGGCGCAGCGCCTGCGCGCAGAGGGGCTGATCGGCCGGACGCAGCTGGTGCTGCTGTCCTCGGTGGCCGCGCCCGACGATGTGCGGGTCGCGCAGGAGGCCGGGTTTGTCCGCTTCATCCACAAGCCCGTGCGCAAGGCCGAGCTGCGCCAGGCCATCCTCGGTATCGCCGCCGCCCGCCAGGAGGGCGAGGTCCGCATGCCGCAGCTCGGTGCCTCGGTGCTGGTGGTCGAGGACAACCCGGTCAACCAGGAAGTCATGAACCAGATGCTGCAGCGCATGGGCTGCAGCGTGCGGGTGGCGGGGTCGGCACTGGAGGGCCTGGGTGCCCTGTGCGAGGACCTGTTCGATCTCGTGCTGATGGACATCCAGATGCCGGGCATGGACGGTGTGGAGGCGCTGCAGTGGCTGCGGCGCGGCCCGACGCCCCGCTTCACCTTCCTCACGCCGGCGCAGACCCCGGTCGTGGCCGTCACGGCGAATGCCCTGGAGGGGGACGAGGAGCGGTTCCTGTCGCTCGGCTTCGATGCCTACCTGTCCAAGCCCTACCGGCAAGGCCAGCTGCTGGCGGTGCTCGGGCGCTATGTCGGCAACCGGCTGGGCCGGCGCGGACAGCGCGACATCGAAGCCGCCGCCCGCACCGCGCCCGGCGCGCTGACCGGGTTCGGCGAGCGGGGCCACTTCTCCGACGGTCTGCAGACTCCGCCCGAGCCCACCCTCTTTCTGGCGCTGGAAGACGATCCGCCGCTGTCGCCAGCCCCGCCGCTGCTGGATGCGGTTGCCCTGCAGCGCCTGCACGATCTCGATCCCGGTGGACGCAACCAGCTGGTGCGCCGGGTGATGCAGGCGTTCGACGCGTCGATCAGCCGGCTGATGCCGATGCTCGGGGCCGGTCCGCTCGGGCTGGACCCGGCGTCGGTGCTGCACGTGGCCCACACGCTGCGGTCGTCGGCGAACAGCCTGGGGGCGCTGCAGTTGTCCGCACTGTGCGCGGACATGGAGCAGGCGCTGCGGCGCGGCACCGGCATGACCGGACTGTTGCCGCGCCTTGAGGCCTTGCGCAACGAGATGCAGCGTGTGCAGGAGGGTGTGCGACACCGCCTGTCCATGCAGACCGACTGA
- a CDS encoding putative bifunctional diguanylate cyclase/phosphodiesterase: MAPGADRQPRILLVDDDEVNLLLTGAALRERGFTVHEATGGLAAMRMLADWSPDVMVLDAVMPGMDGFRTCEALRDLPGFELMPVLMLTGLDDEASIERAFDAGATDFFVKSHHWSLLAGRLRYLLRTSHIQMELLRSRAKLARAQDLARMGSFDWRLGGGMQLEPEALRVIGHGPRAPLSVPEMMRLLVPGARRAMAPLLRDVVRHGTVLDSDVTIRLPDGRERIVHVEAEPEFDDQGGLCAYAGIIQDVTDRRLIEDKIRHLANFDALTGLPNRRQLIWRAERALEQARRMGHDFALLLIDLDRFKNINDTLGHGQGDELLVEISRRLRTCVHHCDQIADMSIDATVLRSHRSLEAVGRLGGDEFVALLPEVIDEAQAVHVAQGILQAMREPVVLGGREYFVTASVGIGLFPRDGISVVDLLRNADVAMYAAKSGGRNAMQVYRPHLAGQGRERLELESALHKAIERNELVLHYQPKVRVGTSTVVAVEALMRWRRDGVLVQPGEFIPLAEETGLIVSMSEWAIGEVARQIGVWRDVHDVELSVAVNLPSRAFERSDLIDLVRTATERHGLAPRALALEITETGLMQNLDRVIPDLHRLTQIGVEIAIDDFGTGYSSLAYLTQLPISELKIDRSFVCDLGVKRQSAAVVTAVIALARSLDLKVVAEGVETAQQRDVLLRLGCDEMQGNLFACAMTPEELIRWLHAWAPRWSHPLIP; the protein is encoded by the coding sequence ATGGCGCCCGGCGCCGACCGCCAGCCGCGCATCCTGCTGGTCGACGACGACGAGGTGAACCTGCTGCTGACCGGTGCAGCGCTGCGCGAGCGCGGGTTCACGGTGCACGAGGCCACCGGCGGACTGGCGGCGATGCGCATGCTGGCCGACTGGTCCCCCGATGTCATGGTGCTCGACGCGGTCATGCCCGGCATGGACGGGTTCCGGACCTGCGAGGCGCTGCGTGACCTGCCCGGCTTCGAGCTGATGCCGGTGCTCATGCTCACCGGGCTCGACGACGAGGCCTCGATCGAGCGGGCCTTCGACGCGGGCGCGACCGACTTCTTCGTCAAGTCGCACCACTGGAGCCTGCTGGCAGGGCGCCTGCGCTATCTGCTGCGCACCTCGCACATCCAGATGGAGCTGCTGCGCAGCCGCGCCAAGCTGGCCCGTGCCCAGGATCTGGCCCGCATGGGCAGCTTCGACTGGCGCCTCGGCGGTGGCATGCAGCTGGAACCCGAGGCGCTGCGCGTGATCGGCCACGGACCGCGCGCGCCGCTGTCGGTGCCGGAGATGATGCGGCTGCTGGTGCCGGGCGCCCGCCGAGCGATGGCGCCGCTGCTGCGCGATGTCGTGCGGCATGGCACGGTGCTCGACAGCGATGTGACGATCCGCCTGCCGGACGGGCGCGAGCGCATCGTGCACGTCGAGGCCGAGCCCGAGTTCGACGACCAGGGCGGGCTGTGTGCCTACGCCGGCATCATCCAGGACGTGACCGACCGGCGTCTCATCGAGGACAAGATCCGGCATCTGGCCAACTTCGATGCGCTCACCGGGCTGCCCAACCGGCGCCAGCTGATCTGGCGCGCCGAGCGCGCCCTGGAGCAGGCGCGCCGGATGGGCCACGACTTCGCGCTGCTGCTGATCGACCTCGACCGTTTCAAGAACATCAACGACACGCTCGGCCACGGGCAGGGTGACGAGCTGCTGGTGGAGATCAGCCGGCGCCTGCGTACCTGTGTCCACCACTGCGACCAGATCGCCGACATGAGCATCGATGCGACCGTGCTGCGCTCGCACCGCTCGCTGGAAGCCGTGGGACGGCTGGGCGGTGACGAGTTTGTCGCGCTGTTGCCCGAAGTGATCGACGAGGCCCAGGCCGTGCATGTGGCGCAGGGCATCCTGCAGGCGATGCGCGAGCCGGTGGTGCTGGGCGGGCGCGAGTACTTCGTCACCGCGAGCGTGGGCATCGGCCTGTTTCCGCGCGACGGGATCAGCGTGGTCGACCTGCTGCGCAACGCGGACGTGGCGATGTATGCGGCCAAGTCCGGCGGTCGCAACGCAATGCAGGTCTACCGGCCGCATCTGGCGGGACAGGGCCGCGAGCGGCTGGAGCTGGAAAGCGCGCTGCACAAGGCGATCGAGCGCAACGAGCTGGTGCTGCATTACCAGCCCAAGGTCCGTGTCGGTACCTCCACCGTGGTGGCCGTGGAGGCGCTGATGCGCTGGCGGCGCGACGGCGTGCTGGTGCAGCCCGGCGAGTTCATCCCGCTGGCCGAGGAGACCGGCCTGATCGTGTCCATGAGCGAATGGGCCATCGGCGAGGTGGCCCGCCAGATCGGCGTCTGGCGCGATGTGCACGACGTGGAGCTGAGCGTGGCGGTGAATCTGCCGAGCCGGGCCTTCGAGCGCTCGGACCTGATCGATCTGGTGCGCACCGCCACCGAGCGCCACGGGCTGGCGCCGCGCGCACTGGCGCTGGAGATCACCGAGACGGGCCTGATGCAGAACCTGGACCGCGTCATTCCGGACCTGCACCGCCTGACCCAGATCGGCGTGGAAATTGCCATCGACGACTTCGGCACCGGCTACTCCTCGCTGGCCTACCTGACCCAGCTGCCGATCAGCGAGCTGAAGATCGACCGGTCCTTCGTGTGCGATCTGGGCGTGAAACGACAGAGTGCGGCGGTCGTCACGGCCGTCATCGCCCTGGCGCGCTCGCTGGATCTGAAGGTGGTGGCCGAGGGGGTCGAGACGGCGCAGCAGCGGGATGTGCTGTTGCGCCTGGGCTGCGACGAGATGCAGGGCAACCTGTTCGCCTGCGCCATGACACCGGAGGAGCTGATCCGGTGGCTGCACGCCTGGGCGCCGCGGTGGAGCCATCCCCTGATCCCCTGA
- a CDS encoding undecaprenyl-phosphate glucose phosphotransferase, with protein MTAGPADSGSVFPRAPQSVPVFVAALAEPLLAVLCLLLSSLWLSQSVDRPVLLLGVFTMTLMFPGTNRFYERPSNSAVDIVTAWAAVVAILFLCGHASDSLQFFRLDVAVVWVVSTPVAQLAFVLAGRWLMRRFAAQPAHRRPALVIGGGPLGARIAEAILARAPYGHDLVGHVEDRHPDRCDERVRERLLGGLEDLPALIRAHHIRDAYITFALSNQPRIRQMISVLQDAAVSIYLVPDVFGVNVIQGRMRNMDGVPVVSLLESPFVGLNGLVKRLTDIVLASLILVLIAPVLLVVAIGVKLGSPGPVIFRQRRNGLDGDEIVVYKFRSMRVMENGPQVTQATKGDPRVTPFGAFIRRTSLDELPQFVNVLQGRMSIVGPRPHAVAHNEQYRPIIRSYMVRHKVKPGITGWAQVNGCRGETDVVEKMAARVHYDLEYLRNWSLGLDLRIIARTVRQMLFDRSAY; from the coding sequence ATGACCGCGGGTCCTGCCGACTCCGGCAGCGTGTTCCCCAGGGCGCCGCAATCGGTGCCGGTCTTCGTGGCGGCGCTGGCCGAGCCGCTGCTGGCGGTGCTGTGCCTGCTGCTGTCGTCGCTGTGGCTGAGCCAGTCGGTGGACCGCCCGGTGCTGCTGCTTGGCGTGTTCACCATGACGCTGATGTTTCCGGGCACCAACCGCTTCTACGAGCGACCCTCGAATTCGGCCGTCGACATCGTCACGGCCTGGGCGGCCGTGGTGGCCATCCTCTTCCTGTGTGGCCATGCGTCCGACAGCCTGCAGTTTTTCCGCCTGGATGTGGCGGTGGTCTGGGTCGTCAGCACACCCGTGGCGCAACTGGCGTTCGTGCTGGCGGGCCGCTGGCTCATGCGCCGGTTCGCGGCGCAACCGGCCCACCGGCGTCCGGCGCTGGTCATCGGTGGCGGTCCGCTGGGAGCCAGGATCGCCGAGGCAATCCTGGCGCGGGCGCCGTACGGGCACGACCTGGTCGGCCATGTGGAGGACCGGCATCCGGACCGCTGTGACGAGCGGGTCCGCGAGCGGCTGCTCGGCGGACTCGAGGACCTCCCGGCGCTCATCCGCGCGCACCACATCCGGGATGCCTACATCACCTTCGCGCTCAGCAACCAGCCCCGCATCCGCCAGATGATCTCGGTGCTGCAGGACGCGGCCGTGTCGATCTACCTGGTGCCGGATGTGTTCGGTGTCAACGTGATCCAGGGCCGCATGCGCAACATGGATGGCGTGCCGGTGGTGAGCCTGCTGGAAAGCCCGTTCGTGGGGCTGAACGGACTCGTCAAGCGCCTGACGGACATCGTGCTGGCGAGCCTGATCCTGGTCCTGATCGCGCCGGTGCTGCTGGTGGTGGCGATCGGCGTGAAGCTTGGTTCGCCCGGACCGGTCATCTTCCGGCAGCGGCGCAACGGTCTCGATGGCGACGAGATCGTGGTCTACAAGTTCCGCTCGATGCGCGTGATGGAAAACGGCCCCCAGGTCACCCAGGCCACCAAGGGTGATCCGCGGGTCACCCCGTTCGGTGCCTTCATCCGCCGCACCTCTCTGGACGAGTTGCCCCAGTTCGTCAATGTGCTGCAGGGCCGCATGAGCATCGTCGGCCCCAGGCCGCACGCGGTGGCCCACAACGAACAGTACCGGCCGATCATCCGCTCCTACATGGTGCGCCACAAGGTCAAGCCCGGCATCACGGGCTGGGCCCAGGTCAACGGCTGCCGCGGCGAGACGGATGTGGTCGAGAAGATGGCCGCCCGGGTGCACTACGATCTGGAGTACCTGCGCAACTGGTCGCTTGGACTGGATCTGCGCATCATCGCGCGGACGGTCCGGCAAATGCTCTTCGATCGCAGTGCCTACTGA